The proteins below come from a single Stomoxys calcitrans chromosome 1, idStoCalc2.1, whole genome shotgun sequence genomic window:
- the LOC106091106 gene encoding uncharacterized protein LOC106091106 — MAKSLLLQVHFTDILWVYSRESISDLEELAKSHWTSGYMNTLYYVCGALYSYSPVPNITVKQLKKVDDYCNRQPIVDYQLYPLTTAVMHHPPSCYRYTDRHGKQVTTGTFWKPLELFMRTYNFDSIEYPHKYKSFDYEVLAKLTDNNTIDILPSTLYLWEHLTRSKVLGNRHFRLLVPSPQPVEEEAYISIAFTKQLWIFNFALIFAVSVTLNLSSRGNDQQTMGFIKSWLYVHGSFFYQCHFRVKAKTGMSKLIVMSLMCYGCILVGFYQGRLSSILTINICEPKIETLEDLKSTNLLYIDSKFNKCYLERWANDLEFILKRLKVVDVDLLYLARRNLNTSIVHGGLEHTLNYYLFQQRYLRYPLTHMLDAVIYTTPVSFTVRSNLSYIQQFNRFLGHFMSSGLRDKVEDGSWWEGIYSGEIRFFTNNGDDRRGFLKFDFFKTPLFILFAGMALSSVLFLCENIYFRRHKLFALMARWKNNSKN; from the coding sequence ATGGCAAAGTCCTTGCTGCTACAGGTACACTTTACCGATATCTTGTGGGTATACTCCAGAGAGAGTATTTCCGATTTGGAGGAATTAGCCAAATCCCATTGGACTTCAGGTTATATGAATACTTTGTACTATGTCTGTGGTGCGTTGTATTCATATTCGCCTGTTCCAAATATTACAGTGAAGCAACTGAAAAAGGTTGATGATTATTGCAACCGCCAACCAATTGTGGATTATCAGCTCTATCCACTGACAACTGCGGTAATGCATCATCCACCAAGCTGCTACCGCTACACAGATCGCCATGGGAAGCAAGTAACCACCGGAACCTTTTGGAAACCCTTGGAGCTGTTTATGCGCACCTACAACTTCGATAGCATTGAATATCCCCATAAATATAAATCGTTTGACTACGAGGTTTTGGCTAAACTAACTGACAACAATACCATTGACATTCTTCCAAGCACTCTCTATTTGTGGGAACATTTGACACGCAGTAAGGTATTAGGCAACCGTCACTTTCGTTTATTGGTACCTTCACCACAACCAGTCGAAGAAGAGGCTTATATAAGCATAGCCTTCACtaaacaattatggatttttaATTTCGCTCTTATATTTGCAGTTTCGGTGACGCTTAACCTTTCTTCGCGAGGAAATGATCAACAGACTATGGGGTTTATCAAGTCATGGTTATATGTTCATGGCAGTTTTTTCTATCAATGCCATTTCAGAGTTAAAGCAAAAACTGGAATGTCGAAATTAATTGTGATGTCTTTAATGTGCTATGGCTGCATTTTAGTGGGTTTTTATCAGGGACGACTTTCAAGTATCTTGACCATTAACATCTGCGAACCAAAAATAGAAACACTGGAGGATTTGAAATCAACCAATCTTCTCTACATAGATAGCAAATTCAATAAATGCTATCTTGAGAGATGGGCAAATGATTTAGAATTTATCTTGAAACGTCTCAAGGTGGTCGACGTAGACTTACTCTACTTGGCTCGTCGCAATCTAAACACATCCATAGTTCACGGAGGATTGGAACATACACTGAACTACTATCTATTTCAACAGCGGTACTTACGCTATCCCTTGACACATATGCTCGATGCTGTTATCTATACGACCCCAGTGTCTTTCACAGTGCGCTCAAATTTGTCCTACATACAGCAATTCAATCGCTTCTTGGGCCACTTTATGTCATCTGGATTGAGGGATAAAGTGGAAGATGGCTCTTGGTGGGAAGGAATTTATAGTGGGGAAATACGTTTTTTCACCAATAACGGCGATGACAGGAGGGgatttttaaaattcgatttttttaaaactccCCTTTTCATATTGTTCGCTGGAATGGCATTGTCCAGTGTGTTATTTTTGtgcgaaaatatttattttagacGTCATAAATTATTTGCGCTTATGGCGCGTTGGAAAaacaattcgaaaaattga